In one window of Maribacter sp. BPC-D8 DNA:
- a CDS encoding PSD1 and planctomycete cytochrome C domain-containing protein, whose translation MTKNSISNSLGFITIALACCVLLSCSSKSEKTIALNDSAGLNSVPEKIDFTFHVKPILSDRCFICHGPDKDAVEGDFSLHSPEEAYRALGDLKDHFAIVPGDVSKSGLIERINSDDSNLIMPPPESNLVLEDFEKKILEKWIEQGAEYKTHWAFIPPAPQEVPENDMEWGNNEIDAFVLNKLTEKNMTPSDRASSEKLLRRITFDLTGLPPTLNQLERFAADPSQKRYEGIIDSLLLSVDYAENMAAEWMDIARYADTHGYQDDFERTMWPWRDWVIHAFKENMPYDQFVTYQLAGDLLPNANLEQILATGFNRNHKITAEGGVIPEEYRVEYVEDRNTTLGTAFLGLTLECARCHDHKYDPISQKEHFQFYSFFNNIPEKGLLANAAELPEPYIKVTSKEVDDILGFINLESSDMKEVPVMVMKEMDQPRSTFILKRGIYDQYGDEVFPDTPSSILPFDDYPKNRLGLAQWLFEDKHPLTARVAVNRLWQRMFGSGIVASSFDFGNQGSLPTHPELLDFLAIKYKNEGWNTREMLKYIAMSEAYQQETKSTKEKLEQDPENKYLARASRLRLSSEAIRDQALAFSGLLNKEVGGPSVKPYQPEGIWEETTGGGGGSTASYTLSEGKDVYRKSIYTFWKRTVPPPSMMTFDSSSRDYCSVKRQETNTPLQALVLLNDPQIVEAARVAAVGEMTAHPNSENEQIKTLFYKATSRLPNEVEEQSLVDYYTEMLGKVESGEISVSEYLSIGRSEVPAELNKEKLAAMTLTAHTILNLDETINRG comes from the coding sequence ATGACCAAGAACTCCATCAGTAACTCACTCGGTTTTATCACTATAGCACTTGCTTGCTGTGTATTGTTGAGTTGTTCGTCTAAATCTGAAAAAACAATCGCATTAAACGATAGTGCCGGTCTAAACAGTGTTCCCGAAAAAATCGATTTTACGTTTCATGTAAAACCAATATTATCTGACCGTTGTTTTATATGTCACGGTCCAGATAAAGACGCTGTTGAAGGAGACTTTTCGCTTCATTCTCCCGAAGAAGCTTATCGAGCTTTAGGGGATCTTAAAGATCACTTTGCTATAGTGCCAGGCGATGTTTCTAAAAGTGGATTAATTGAACGAATTAATTCAGATGACTCGAATCTCATAATGCCTCCGCCAGAATCTAATTTGGTATTAGAAGATTTTGAAAAGAAGATTCTAGAAAAATGGATAGAGCAAGGCGCGGAATATAAAACACATTGGGCATTTATTCCACCAGCACCACAAGAAGTGCCGGAAAATGATATGGAATGGGGGAATAATGAAATTGATGCTTTCGTTTTAAATAAGTTGACCGAAAAGAATATGACCCCTAGTGATCGGGCGAGTAGCGAGAAATTGTTGCGTAGAATTACATTCGATTTAACTGGACTTCCACCAACTTTAAATCAATTAGAGAGATTTGCTGCTGATCCTTCTCAAAAGAGGTATGAAGGAATTATAGATTCATTATTGTTATCTGTAGACTATGCAGAAAACATGGCAGCAGAATGGATGGATATTGCGCGGTATGCCGATACGCATGGGTATCAAGATGATTTTGAGCGTACCATGTGGCCTTGGCGAGATTGGGTAATTCATGCGTTCAAAGAAAATATGCCGTATGACCAATTTGTCACTTATCAACTAGCGGGAGATTTATTGCCAAATGCGAATTTAGAACAAATATTAGCTACCGGTTTTAACAGAAATCATAAAATTACAGCTGAAGGCGGAGTGATTCCGGAAGAATATCGGGTTGAATATGTTGAAGATAGAAATACTACATTGGGTACAGCATTTTTGGGGCTTACCCTTGAATGCGCGCGTTGTCATGATCACAAATATGACCCTATCAGTCAAAAAGAACATTTTCAATTCTATAGCTTCTTTAACAATATTCCTGAGAAAGGGTTGTTGGCAAACGCTGCAGAATTACCAGAACCATATATAAAAGTTACTTCGAAAGAAGTTGATGACATCCTCGGCTTCATTAATCTTGAAAGTAGTGATATGAAAGAGGTGCCAGTAATGGTGATGAAAGAAATGGACCAGCCGAGGTCTACCTTTATATTGAAAAGAGGTATTTATGATCAATATGGTGATGAAGTTTTTCCTGATACTCCTTCGTCTATTCTTCCCTTTGATGATTATCCGAAGAATAGATTAGGATTGGCACAATGGCTTTTTGAAGATAAACATCCACTTACGGCAAGGGTTGCAGTCAATAGGTTGTGGCAGCGAATGTTCGGTAGTGGTATTGTGGCATCTTCGTTTGATTTTGGTAATCAAGGGTCGTTACCTACACACCCAGAGTTGTTAGATTTTTTAGCTATTAAATACAAAAATGAAGGTTGGAATACGAGAGAGATGCTAAAATACATAGCCATGTCTGAAGCGTATCAACAAGAGACAAAATCAACAAAAGAGAAATTAGAACAAGATCCGGAGAATAAGTATTTGGCACGTGCATCGCGATTACGTTTATCATCTGAAGCGATTCGTGATCAAGCTTTAGCATTTAGCGGATTGTTGAATAAAGAAGTTGGTGGACCAAGTGTAAAGCCCTATCAGCCTGAAGGTATTTGGGAAGAAACCACCGGTGGTGGTGGTGGAAGTACCGCATCATATACTTTAAGTGAAGGTAAAGATGTCTATAGAAAAAGTATTTATACATTCTGGAAACGTACCGTTCCACCACCAAGTATGATGACTTTTGACAGTAGCTCTAGAGATTATTGTTCTGTAAAAAGACAAGAAACTAACACTCCGCTACAGGCTTTGGTATTACTTAATGATCCTCAAATAGTAGAAGCGGCAAGAGTGGCAGCGGTAGGTGAAATGACTGCGCACCCCAATTCTGAAAATGAGCAGATAAAGACCTTATTCTATAAAGCAACCTCGCGATTACCAAATGAAGTTGAGGAGCAGTCGCTAGTTGATTACTATACCGAAATGTTGGGTAAAGTAGAGAGCGGCGAAATCTCGGTAAGTGAATATTTAAGTATCGGTAGAAGTGAAGTGCCTGCAGAACTGAATAAAGAGAAACTGGCGGCAATGACTTTAACGGCACACACAATTTTAAATTTAGACGAAACTATAAATAGAGGCTAA
- a CDS encoding DUF1501 domain-containing protein, producing MSEKKIVEERSLILNRRSFLGKAAMGVGGIGLASLIGNNLFRKGENGLYTADSGPAGVKGVLDSLHHPSKIKRVIYLFQSGGPSQLELFDYKPLLNQRRGEDLPESIRNGQRLTGMTSGQDKFPLVGSNFGFQRHGKNGTYISDLLPYTAKVVDDICIVKSMYTEAINHDPAVTFFQTGSQQPGRPSIGSWLSYGLGSENENLPAFTVLLSRGSGRPNGQPLYTRLWGNGFLHSLHQGVQFRAAKDPVLYLNDPKGTTADVKRSMLDKLAELNDQHYQESNDPEIQSRIAQYEMAYRMQTSVPDVMNTEGEPDYIYKMYGSDAKIPGTFAANCLLARRLAEKDVRFIQLYHMGWDQHDNLPGAIQKQAKDVDQASAALVADLKQRGMLEDTLVVWGGEFGRTNYSQGLLTDTTYGRDHHPRCFTMWMAGGGIKPGIVYGETDEFGYNITENPVHVHDFQATMLHQLGIDHEKFTYKYQGRRFRLTDVEGKVIKDILS from the coding sequence ATGAGCGAGAAGAAAATAGTTGAGGAACGTTCTCTAATTTTAAACAGACGATCTTTTTTAGGAAAGGCAGCAATGGGAGTCGGTGGAATAGGCTTAGCATCATTAATTGGTAATAATCTATTTAGAAAAGGAGAAAACGGATTGTATACTGCCGATAGCGGACCAGCTGGAGTAAAAGGAGTATTAGATTCTTTGCATCATCCATCGAAAATAAAAAGAGTTATTTATCTTTTTCAAAGTGGTGGACCATCGCAATTAGAATTGTTCGATTATAAACCTCTTTTAAATCAGCGTAGAGGTGAAGATTTACCAGAGTCTATTCGAAACGGGCAACGTTTAACGGGTATGACTTCCGGTCAAGATAAATTCCCGCTTGTAGGTTCTAATTTCGGATTTCAAAGGCATGGTAAAAACGGCACGTATATTAGTGACCTTTTGCCTTATACTGCTAAAGTTGTAGATGATATTTGTATAGTAAAATCGATGTATACCGAAGCGATAAATCATGATCCCGCAGTTACTTTCTTTCAGACAGGTTCTCAACAACCGGGTAGACCAAGTATTGGTTCATGGTTAAGTTATGGTCTTGGTAGTGAGAATGAAAACTTGCCGGCATTCACGGTTTTATTATCAAGAGGTTCGGGTAGACCAAACGGACAGCCATTATACACCAGACTTTGGGGTAACGGATTCTTACATTCCCTTCACCAAGGTGTGCAGTTTAGAGCGGCAAAAGATCCTGTTTTATATTTAAATGACCCAAAGGGGACTACGGCAGATGTCAAAAGGTCTATGCTAGATAAATTGGCTGAACTGAACGATCAGCATTATCAAGAATCTAATGACCCAGAAATACAAAGTAGAATTGCTCAATACGAAATGGCATATAGAATGCAGACTTCGGTACCAGATGTAATGAATACCGAAGGTGAGCCAGATTATATTTATAAAATGTACGGGTCAGATGCCAAGATTCCGGGTACGTTTGCGGCAAATTGTTTGTTAGCTAGACGTTTAGCAGAAAAGGATGTCCGCTTTATTCAATTGTACCATATGGGTTGGGATCAACACGATAATTTACCCGGTGCTATTCAAAAACAAGCAAAAGATGTAGATCAAGCTTCGGCAGCTTTGGTTGCCGATTTAAAACAACGCGGTATGCTAGAAGATACTTTAGTTGTTTGGGGCGGAGAGTTCGGAAGAACAAACTATTCTCAAGGTTTGCTTACCGATACCACCTACGGTAGAGATCACCACCCGAGATGCTTTACCATGTGGATGGCCGGTGGTGGTATTAAACCTGGTATTGTTTACGGTGAAACTGATGAATTTGGATATAATATCACTGAAAACCCAGTGCACGTGCATGATTTTCAAGCAACGATGCTGCATCAATTAGGTATTGATCACGAGAAATTTACCTATAAATATCAAGGTAGACGTTTTAGATTAACCGATGTAGAAGGCAAAGTAATCAAAGATATTTTATCTTAA
- a CDS encoding FN3 associated domain-containing protein — translation MMKRTIFSLFTMLLSQIVISQNAATEMFQLASPKMIVSAVFFDSFTTLEITKDLPNSVIKYSLDGSGVNQDSKVYNEPLRIDKSVVIKAVMYHPDYLESDEVQLEVVKIAKKSAIKSLVLNQQPSEKYSGLGAAGLMDLKKGSAQFGGDKQWLGYQTDSVSAMLQLERNSEVSQVVLSALTNQSNWIFAPGRIEVFYDGKLIGTETYSKSEIEASNGATFLTVPVMKGTYNTLNVVIYPLSGIPEWHQGKGTTPWLFIDEIIIQ, via the coding sequence ATGATGAAGCGAACTATTTTTTCTCTTTTTACAATGTTGTTGAGTCAAATAGTAATATCTCAAAATGCAGCAACAGAAATGTTTCAGTTGGCTTCACCGAAAATGATTGTTTCCGCTGTTTTTTTCGATTCATTTACGACACTCGAAATTACCAAAGACTTACCTAATTCGGTTATAAAATATTCGTTGGATGGAAGCGGAGTGAATCAAGACTCTAAAGTTTATAATGAGCCATTAAGAATTGATAAGAGTGTTGTAATAAAGGCTGTCATGTATCATCCTGATTATTTAGAAAGTGACGAGGTGCAATTAGAAGTAGTTAAAATTGCCAAGAAAAGTGCGATTAAATCACTTGTATTGAATCAGCAACCTAGTGAAAAGTATTCTGGCTTGGGAGCTGCAGGGTTAATGGATTTAAAGAAGGGAAGTGCGCAATTTGGCGGAGATAAACAATGGTTGGGTTACCAAACTGATAGTGTTTCGGCTATGCTTCAATTAGAAAGAAATAGTGAGGTGTCACAAGTAGTGCTTAGCGCTTTGACCAATCAATCGAACTGGATTTTCGCTCCCGGTAGAATTGAAGTTTTTTATGATGGAAAATTAATTGGAACTGAAACCTATTCTAAGAGTGAAATAGAAGCTTCAAATGGGGCTACTTTTTTGACTGTGCCTGTAATGAAAGGGACGTACAATACTCTTAATGTGGTAATATACCCACTAAGCGGAATTCCAGAATGGCATCAAGGTAAAGGCACTACGCCGTGGTTGTTTATAGACGAAATTATAATTCAATAG
- a CDS encoding 6-bladed beta-propeller, with protein sequence MERRTFIKNTAAASAGLLTCSSVGANLLAYKDAIIGHGSHQYKIDLNWGALNPNYYPVNDCHEMVQDSKGRILLLTNHTKNNIIVYDRSGKLLETWGTDYPGAHGLTLNVENGEDFLYISDNTRHEVIKTTIDGRVVQVFTYPKESGKYTSKDQYIPTETTIAENGDVYIADGYGAQYIMRYNAKGELLQTFGGKGDADHLFNNAHGICIDTRGGKSPELLITARQQNKLKRFTMDGKFIESINLPGAFICRPVIKGDNVYLATIWSGDGSDGTGFISILDKDNKLISAPGGCTPVYENNVLKPMYQSIKIFTHPHDVCVDDDDNLYVAQWNSGKTYPIKLNRI encoded by the coding sequence ATGGAGAGAAGAACTTTTATAAAAAATACTGCAGCAGCGTCAGCAGGCTTATTGACCTGCTCTTCTGTGGGTGCAAATTTATTAGCATATAAAGATGCCATTATTGGGCATGGTAGTCATCAGTATAAGATTGATTTAAATTGGGGTGCGCTAAATCCGAATTACTACCCGGTGAACGATTGCCATGAAATGGTACAAGATTCTAAAGGGCGAATTTTATTATTAACGAACCACACCAAAAATAACATCATCGTTTATGACCGTTCAGGCAAGTTATTAGAAACTTGGGGTACTGATTATCCGGGGGCTCACGGGTTGACATTGAATGTTGAAAATGGCGAAGATTTCCTTTATATATCAGATAATACGCGTCATGAAGTTATTAAAACAACTATAGATGGTAGGGTCGTACAGGTTTTTACCTATCCGAAGGAATCAGGAAAATATACCTCTAAAGACCAATACATACCTACCGAAACTACCATTGCCGAAAACGGAGATGTGTATATCGCCGATGGTTATGGTGCACAATATATAATGCGTTACAATGCTAAAGGCGAGTTGTTACAAACTTTTGGTGGTAAAGGAGATGCAGACCACCTTTTTAATAATGCCCACGGAATTTGTATTGATACGAGAGGAGGGAAAAGTCCGGAGCTATTAATAACTGCCAGACAACAGAATAAGTTGAAACGCTTTACTATGGATGGGAAATTTATTGAAAGTATAAATTTGCCGGGAGCATTTATTTGTAGACCTGTAATAAAGGGTGATAACGTGTATTTGGCAACCATTTGGTCTGGCGATGGATCTGATGGCACTGGCTTTATTTCCATTTTAGATAAAGACAATAAATTGATTTCTGCACCAGGTGGATGCACTCCTGTTTATGAGAATAATGTGTTGAAGCCAATGTATCAATCTATCAAAATATTTACGCATCCACATGATGTGTGCGTAGACGATGATGATAATTTATATGTAGCGCAGTGGAACTCAGGAAAAACATATCCTATAAAATTGAATAGAATATGA
- the rimM gene encoding ribosome maturation factor RimM (Essential for efficient processing of 16S rRNA) encodes MRKEECFYLGNIVSKYSFKGEVLVKLDTDDPEIYENMESVFVSLGNNLVPFFIKKCRLHKSNLLRIDFEEVKSESDADRIMKSGLYLPLTMLPKLTGTKFYYHEVIGFTMIDAVHGDIGIVQSVNDTTAQALFEVEKEDFQLLIPVSDDIITKIDRENKSIFVKTPEGLVDLYLS; translated from the coding sequence ATGCGAAAGGAAGAATGTTTCTACCTAGGTAATATCGTTTCAAAATATAGTTTCAAAGGTGAGGTGCTAGTAAAACTAGATACCGATGACCCCGAGATATACGAAAACATGGAATCAGTATTCGTTTCTTTAGGAAACAATCTGGTTCCATTTTTTATTAAAAAATGCCGACTTCATAAATCGAACTTACTACGTATAGATTTTGAAGAAGTGAAATCAGAATCTGATGCTGATCGCATTATGAAATCTGGACTCTATTTACCCCTTACCATGTTACCCAAACTTACGGGTACCAAGTTTTATTATCACGAAGTTATTGGCTTTACAATGATTGATGCTGTTCATGGTGATATTGGTATTGTACAAAGTGTAAACGATACTACTGCTCAAGCTTTGTTCGAAGTTGAAAAAGAAGATTTCCAATTGCTTATACCTGTAAGTGATGATATCATTACCAAAATAGATCGCGAGAATAAAAGTATTTTCGTGAAGACCCCAGAGGGCCTTGTAGATTTATACCTTTCGTAA
- a CDS encoding 30S ribosomal protein S16 produces MPVKIRLQRHGKKGKPFYWVVAADARAKRDGKFLEKLGIYNPNTNPATIELNIDNTVQWLQNGAQPTDTAKAILSYRGVLLKHHLLGGVRKGALTEEQAEEKFNAWVVEKEASIANKVGGLDKVKADERAAALKLEKEVNDKRAADAAAAALPEVAEGENAEAEVEAVEAAGEPEQVVETPEAPAAEEDKA; encoded by the coding sequence ATGCCAGTAAAAATTAGATTACAAAGACACGGTAAAAAAGGAAAACCATTCTATTGGGTAGTTGCTGCAGATGCAAGAGCTAAAAGAGATGGTAAATTCTTAGAGAAATTAGGTATCTACAATCCTAATACAAACCCTGCAACAATCGAACTTAATATCGATAATACAGTACAGTGGTTGCAAAATGGTGCACAACCTACAGATACAGCTAAAGCTATTCTTTCTTATAGAGGTGTTCTTTTAAAGCATCACTTATTAGGTGGTGTTCGTAAAGGTGCATTAACTGAAGAGCAAGCTGAAGAAAAATTCAATGCTTGGGTTGTTGAAAAAGAAGCTTCTATTGCTAACAAAGTTGGTGGTTTAGATAAAGTAAAAGCTGATGAAAGAGCTGCTGCTTTGAAATTAGAAAAAGAAGTAAACGATAAGCGTGCTGCTGATGCTGCCGCTGCTGCTTTACCAGAAGTTGCTGAAGGTGAAAACGCTGAAGCTGAGGTAGAAGCTGTTGAAGCTGCTGGCGAGCCAGAGCAAGTTGTTGAAACTCCAGAAGCTCCGGCTGCTGAAGAAGATAAAGCTTAA